The sequence below is a genomic window from Uranotaenia lowii strain MFRU-FL chromosome 2, ASM2978415v1, whole genome shotgun sequence.
tcagaattcagaaaatattttaaaaaacaacaaagaagGTGGAAAAATAGTGATACAATTCCTTAAGCAAAGTGCATTGTACGACCAAATTTAAGAAACTGTAACGTCCAGTACCTATTTATAAATTATACTGAGGGTGAAAACTACAGCTTAATCCCTCAATAAataaagtgtaaaaaaatagaattcatattcagaattcagatgcaggattcagattcagaattctgattcacatTTAAGATATAGAATTCTGATTTAGAATtcaagttcagaattcagatacagaattcagatccacCATTCtggttaagaattcagattcagaatgcagattcagaattcaaactcAGAAAACTCAGTTTCAGATTTGGAATTTAGCTTCCAGTATTGTGAATCctgaatctattattttactATTTACTTTCCTTTCCAAATATACCTCTAACCATGTCGAATTTATCACTTTCCAAAAGTTAGATCGGACCAACTTATTCTAGTTCTATTAAATTCATATCTTTTCCGTTTCTTAAATCATAATAAAGAGATTTTGGattaatttcgaaaaacaacTTCGTTTTTGCATAGATTTAGGGGTAAAATTAGTCAATTAATatttgtaggggagaatggggatatttgatccctttttcttattttcatcatttctttttggaaaaatttagctgATCTCcatcttttgcattttttgacagcttgtaatttcaaatttatatgctgCAAATTTAGGTCGATACaagaacccgtagatgaactagaagcgttttcgtgggattaaaaaaatgtgatattttgaaagttaaaggaaACTGATCCTTTACTGAAGGAGACTCGATCCTTTAGTCAGGGGGCCCTAATCTTTggcaaaaatcattcaaaatctaAACGTAAAACAAACGTGACTTTTTTGgccaaatttgttttcatttcacagtttataagtgtcagacaaaaaaaaaatcttaaattcttaaaaattcttcgGTTAATAAAATATGTTAAGACTACAATTTGTGATTACTactttttgtattaattttttctaatacaTAGAATGTTATGGTTATCAAATATGCTCTACAgctaataatatttatttatgtcCCTTTAACTCTTTCCTGTtagtttgttaaaatttgtgaacATGTTaacctaatttttatttatttgcttgTCTTTGCGGTTGAATTTTTACCCTATTTAAACGCCACATTTTAACTTTCAGAAGCTGCTCAATAATGTGTGTTTTTCCACACGAAAACCAGATTCAACGAAATCTAACAAATTTTTGCGTCTTAAATTTTCTGGTTTGATTTACCCTTGAATTTATgccaaaatctatttttatttaatagaaCAGTTTGAGCATCTTACCATTTTCACAGAAGTTTTTGAATGCTTTTTGATAGCTAAATATCTCTTATTATCATTGTCAGCATTATCTGGATTTATCTGATTTTGGGAATCAAAGCTCAAAAAGTTACATAAAATACAAACAATATGAAATTATTCTAGTttaagaataatattttgattcgaTCAGGCCGTTTCGCTACTTTTGGAAACAAATTCGAGTCCCCTCGTTCGGTTTGGCTGCGTACTTTTCGTGCTTGTTTCGCTGACACCCCTAAACTGATGAGGAAAGCGCGAGACACCTGAAATAAAGAGACAcgctatttgaaaattttcaaatgaacttTTACATGCCATGAAGttctaaaatgttgtttttgatCTCAAATACTTTCATGTTTATGATATATTTAAGCCTTCTCGAGAAaactaatttcaaatcaattttttcgtaATCTAATATATTTCGAGTCTCTAACATTAAGGATCTCGACCggctgttttcatttttcttttcggCTGATATCAGTTAGTTATCGAATGGTTCCCATGTGTGCCGGTCGTTTTCTGCTCAAGCCTTGGTGAGTTTTTGTTCGAAGCTGGTGAATTGATTCTATAATAAAAGGAATTTTTACCGTCTCCCATTCGGTGGTCACATTCCAGGTTTACGCTTATACGTAGCAGTGCAATAACAAGAAAGTGCAGCAGCATGGGTGAAGCACAAGGATTGACCGATAAGGAGGCCAAGGAACTTCTGAAACTTCCGGATGCCGAAACGAAGGTGAGACGGGGGTCATTTGAgttacttagtttttttttgtgggttGTAAATTGTGCGATAAAAAGACCTGAAAGAAGGTACATACTTAAATTCAAATCCGAACTACTAGCACAAACAGCAAATTTAATGAGTTCACACTAATGTCACATATTGCGCAATGAGTTTAATGCTTTTATCTCTCAAAACGCTTTCCAAACGTGCGTTTTAATGACCTATTGAAAAGTTGTAAACTCGTTATTTATCGGTCTCTTATCGCTGATGCTATAACTCAATACAGGTTCGTTTTGTAATGGTCGCTTTGAATTTCGTTATCTGCTGTTGTTTGCTCCCATTCAGATATGTAAAGTTTGACGCTTTTTTCATTTGCATGGAGAAGCTACTCAAGATTTATTTGTTGCTTCTCATGAAAAATTCTACTGTCATTATTTCTAGAAAGTTTCAAGAAAAGGGCCTAAACAAGggagatattatttttttttactttctaatTCCTAGATAACATAAGCAGTTTCATATGTATGTGATAATTGCTCGTTAGAGTATTTCCGTACCCTAAGTTGCAATGGGTTAACGGCTGCGGTGTGTATGCTTGTGAAAATGATAGATCAAACCATCATTTTCCTGACAGGGTCGTTACACACAATCTTATTAAACATGGTGTCATAATATGGCCTAAATTAGAAGAGGAGCTGAACatctttatttagtttaaattcagcagtaggttcaaagatgtctattgttttcatgatccatgttgataagatgaatgggagttgaaacacttgccctcccttccgcagaacaatcgcaacatttggtagtgaaagtatcacaatttaccataataaaagttgatactttcaatagggcataattCGTTTGGTTAGGTAGTTAGTTGGTTTAGTcttatagaattaaaaatagagaaaacgtGTGCTTGTAATGGATGTTAGGTAAAGGTtatggtattcgcctccccaatgctctagtaagtgtgtatttgcggtttatgaatttcgttggcttattcttaaatcaaacattttacaagaactagaggctcattggatggAAATGCTGTTGTTGAAGAGtgttatatttcatttggttagacgttttttgctttttatttaattattcacttttagcagatctttacgtttttcggttaggtttgaaattcatctatggAAGTATATAATAGAATGTACGGTTTTGAAGAATAACAATGAGTAGGTAGTCCAAATCACTGATTTCGGGCATTTTAAATAGGCACACGATATATATTAAAATAGAACCCCTATGTAGACTCAGCATAGTTTATCAGAGAGGCTGACCAGAATAAGTGATTAGgttttagaagaacagcattGTGCATTTCCAGTTCTTTTGATAAGTAGACGATATCGATCAAGATATTAAAGCTAGATTATTACTGGTTTGAGCTAGGCTTCATATTATATATTGATAGATAAAATGAATTAATAtcctatttttcttttcttttttcccttcttttttttctctttttttttatttctttgcatgtgaccttctgatGATGACGAACGAGCCTTCAAGCCATATCCTCTCAACATTGGACCCCTAAGATGGCTTCGAATCCCAAGGATTTAATGAACACCTATAACAGTGTTCTATAACATGCCATCTCCTAACATCATGAGACCCAGACGTTGGCTTTCGCATGACATGGTTGCCAGCCCAAGGATCTGCTGAACTGCTGAATCTGCAACTGCTGAAGATGATGTCCTGTAACTTGGTGAGATCCTTCCtttttattgttaatattttcaatgcgcCCATAAACCGTAGTATGTAGATGCTTGGGGAgtatgtagaggccagtctcgaacccacccttgtccttcctccaactggtatcgggaggggttggtttattatcttgaactacattttatccatattccatggatataatgaagtgcttgatggtttaaccaacgtctcatgatcgcttactattctacgctgccttctctaaactttaaattttcttctccaaactattctaattttcatttccagcgtcagctccccgagctatttaaacgccataaaaaaaaaaaaaaaaaaaaaaagataattgctcgttagagtatttttttttagtagttcgcctttttgaaaaatgctttCGGTTGATTTAAAGACGATTACAAGTGATAGTTTTGTAATGGCTACCAATTTGATGGTGAAGTTCTCACTTTCTACCATCACTGTTTTCAGGCATTTTATGCACTCATATGTCGTTCGACTTACGCCTTAAAAcggtaataaatttaaatatcgcACTACTTAGTGGCTACTATTTTAATGCGGACATAATTGATGCGCATAGTAATTAACATTTGATTGACATTCCTTTCAAATAACTGTGCGCTGTCCACTTCGCTTTCGGTATAGAATAATTTTTCGGAAATTACCCatcaataaatattgaaatctgAAACAAACAGAAACAGGAGAAGTGTATTGGGGAATTTGCTCTCTTACATTTGTTCAATGTGGGACATTATTTATGCCATTGACATAGTAGTGATTAATCTAGGCAACAGTAACCCCCAGAGGTTATTGGTCAGTAAAATATCTATACCTATAACAACATTTCATACCGTTTGTACCTTTGCATGTTTTGAAGTAAAATTCCATTGCCcaagaattttttaaagataaactgtgaataaaaaatctctttaTTGAAATTCAGGCGCCTAATGTTATCTATCCTATTATAtgcttatgaaaaataatttaactaGTATAAATTCAGCCTTTTATCAGTCCGAATTTCCGAGGCAAGTGATTGTAATAAAAATAACGTTCTGACTTTTACCGTTTTTTGCAGGATTTCCTGTTCCAACAAACCATGTACCGCATTAAGGATCCTCGTGCATCCATTCCGTTCTACAATGAGGTACTGGGAATGAACTTGCTGTGCAAATTGGATTTCCCCGAGGCCAAGTTTTCGCTTTACTTTATGGGGTAAAAACTATTATcctcgtttgaaaatttaatgtttaattgtattgatttttttcagttacgAAGACATTGTCGATCAGCCAACGGATAAGAAAGAGTGCATTCGATGGGCGATGAGCAGGAAAGCAACCCTGGAACTTACCCAGtaagtattttgtttatcatttttttcaacaatttcggTAAATCATGTATTTGTATTCCGCAGTAACTGGGGCACGGAAACGGATCCGGATCAGAAGTATCACAACGGAAATGCGGAACCTCGTGGGTACGGGCACATCGGTATCATGGTGCCGGATGTGACCAAAGCTTGTGCCCGGTTTGATAAGCTGGGTGTAGAATACGTTAAACGTCCGGAGGATGGCCGCATGAAGGGATTGGCGTTCATCAAGGATCCCGACGGTTAttggattgaaattttcaacgcTAACAAGGTGTGTTAAGAAcaatgttttttcttctttgctATAATTCTGTTCTTATCATATAAGAAATGAAAGTCACGTTAATGGAAAGTGTCTTACTATTGTTGGAACAAAATTTACACGTTCGCAAATGTTTACCTAAACTTTAAAAggtttataaatataaaataaattttgaaaactaagaATAAATTCATTGACAAAATCACATCCTAAGAATTATTTGCTATCTCCTAAGTGTTCTTCTCTATAGTACAGGCTCTTCGCGTAACAAACGTTTAAGTTGTGAAAGACATCATTTGCAGCTCTATTCcataacagaaattaaaaaaaaatagaaaaagaaggAATTATGGAGCTCGCCGATGTCACCAAAATTCCGGCTCAAAATAGATCAGGTATAAAAAACGAAAACTTGAGAAGTTGTACCAGTTACAGCATAACTCGGAAATCCTTTCACTAGCAGAAACTACCTGAATCAGAATCTCTTTTTAAGGAAAGTACCAACAGACTTCAAAGATGAAGGGCTAGCGAAAAATATGTTCCACTTCATTTCTTTCCTGACTTCATTTCTTCAAGGTAGGAAGGTTGGCCCcggtaaaataatcaaaatgcggtggtcaaattgtgcgcaaaatatttcGACCGCTAggggggagatattttgaaaaaaaaatcataatggaCAGCCAAACGAACTCTTAGcgggcacctggcaggttttcagccaaaaactgTTCGTTAGCAAGTCTCACCTGTATTTTCTGAAGATAACAAGGAAAAAGgtcgaaaaatttgatgtctagtACATCTagtgatcagtctggtcagcttcccggaaaatcCGTTCTCGTCTATgcttttccatagctcgtcatggccgatcgtgtcgtatgcggctttgaagtctaTGCATATATGGGCGTAGCGACTTGGTGTTCACgacatttttgaaggatttgcagtaatgtgaagatctggtttGTCGTAGACCTGATCTGACCTGTTTGCTTGTAGCGTTAGTCGgcggacagcactttgtaggcggcatttaggacagtgatcgctcggtagtccTCACAGTttaatttgtcgcccttcttgtaaatagggcatattaccccctccttccattCCTCCGGTAGCTGATCTGTGTCCCAGGTTCGGACCATCAACCGGTATAGGCAATCGACCAACTTGTCCGGGCACATTTTGataagttcagctgcgatgccgtCCGTCCCAGCTgatttgttgctattcagctgacGGATAGCTttcttaacttcactcatcgttgggagtggctcctctccgtcgttggctacgccgacAATGTagcttcccccaccgtcttggtctcctgcatgtgcgccgttcaggtgttcatcgaagt
It includes:
- the LOC129747389 gene encoding lactoylglutathione lyase, which codes for MVPMCAGRFLLKPWFTLIRSSAITRKCSSMGEAQGLTDKEAKELLKLPDAETKDFLFQQTMYRIKDPRASIPFYNEVLGMNLLCKLDFPEAKFSLYFMGYEDIVDQPTDKKECIRWAMSRKATLELTHNWGTETDPDQKYHNGNAEPRGYGHIGIMVPDVTKACARFDKLGVEYVKRPEDGRMKGLAFIKDPDGYWIEIFNANKVC